From the genome of Carnobacterium viridans:
TTTCATTTCATCACTTGTTTCGTAATCTTCAATTCCTTCTATGATGAAATCAAGGTGATAATCGACAGCCACTTGTTTCCAAGCAGATAAAAAATGACGAAGTGTTTCTTTATTTAAGTTTTTCTTATTGCATTTTACAATTGAAAATTTTATTTGTGTTAAATAAGAAGTGTACTTTAGCACTTCATCTAACGAATTTTTACCTGAACCAACGTCATCCATTGAAATACTATAGCCCATTGCTTTCATGGATGCAAAAGTAGTTTGAAATTGGTGTTCTAAAACTTCAGAGCTAAATTTTCCTATCGATTCCGAAAACATCGGAGCCTCTTCTGTTATTTCTATAATCAACTGCTCAACATATGGCTGAAATGTTTTAAAAAAATTATGGGTTTCTGGATATAATAATTGTCTTGGTGCAAAATTAACTGAAAAAATAACGTTTGGAAATAATTTCAATAATCTTATCAATTCCTCTTGAAACCATTCTAAAAAATAACTATGTGCTTCCTTATTATAAATAATTTTCTCCATTTGTTTTGCTGGATAGTAAGGATTTTTTTCTGTATTTCTTAATAAAATTTCATATCCAACGATTCGATTTTCTGATCTATCAACTTTAGGTTGGAAATAAAATTGGAACCCATCCATTTGAAGACCTCCCTTGACTACTTTATCTATCGATTATTTATGTAGAAAATTGAGTCTGGAATAAATAAGCACTTAACTATTCCATTATCCAGTATTTCTTTATATATAAAACTACCTTCAATTGTCGTACTGGTTACCAGTATACCATTTCGAAGGTAGTTTAAGTCGTTTCATGTTTACTCTAGTCAATAAACGCTCTAAAATAAATTCATCTTATTTTCTAGCTTTATGCACTTTTAATTTTTTCCCTTTAATCGTACGCTCTTGCATTTCTTCAATCACTAATGGGCCTTTTCCATTTAAAATATCGATATATGTGACATTCTCTTGAATGGTAATAATACCAATGTCGTCAGCATTAATTCCAGGTATTTTAGCAATGGTCCCAACAAAGTCGACTGCACGCATCTTTTTCTTTTTACCGCCATTAAAATAAACTTTAGTAATGCCGCGATTCAATTCTTTTGAACGGACTTGTTTCAATGGTGGACGTTCTTGCAATTTTTTATCGAAAGCAGATTTATGACTTTGGACTAATCGTGTAGTTGGCAAAGAAACTTCAATAACCGTCTGGCCAGCATACTCTTTCACTTCATTCCACCATTTTTCTTCTCTAGGTGTAACCAATGTCAAAGCCATTCCAGTTTTTCCAGCTCTACCTGTACGACCAGTACGATGCACAAAGCTTTCTTTTTCTACAGGTACGTCAAAATTGACTACATGGGTAACATTTTCAATATCAATTCCTCTGGCAGCAACATCCGTTGCCACTAAATAACGAAATCTTCCTTGTCTGAAATCATCCATAACTGAAAAACGATCCTCTTGAACCATTCCGCCATGAATTTTATCAATTGGCAATCCTGCTTTATTTAAAAATGTGTATAGGTTATTGACAGCTTCTTGAGTATTGCAAAAAATCATACAGGAATCTGGATTCTCCACCGTTAATAAATCAAGCAATTGTTGTTCTTTCTTGTCTTCTTGTACCTTGACACTTGATTGAATGATTTTAGGTTTTGATAATTCAGTTGTTTCGATAACAATAGACTGTTTATCCTGTTTCATATAAAAACTTGCTATTCTCTCAATTTCTTTTGGCATTGTTGCTGAGAACAGTAGTGTTTGACGTTCTGCAGGTAAAAAGTTGATAATCGCTTCTACTTGGTCCGCGAAGCCCATATTTAACATCTCATCAGCTTCATCTAAGACTAAGCAGTCAATTTTTTCTACTTTGAAAGTTCCTTTTTGTAAGTGATCTAATACACGACCAGGTGTACCTACAACAATATGGCTTTTTTGTTTTAACTCAGATTTCTGAGTGTCAAATGAGGCTTTACCATAGACTGCAGTAGCCTTTACTCTCTTTAAGCGACCGACATTCATTAGATCTTCTTTCACTTGAATGGCCAGTTCTCTTGTTGGAACTAAAACGAGCACTTGAGGTTTATTTTCTTCCCAATCGACTTTTTCACATAGCGGCACTCCATAACTAACTGTTTTTCCGCTTCCTGTTTGCGATTCTACAATAACATCTTTTCCTTCTAATGCTAACGGAATCACTTCTTCTTGAACTTTAGTAGGATGAAAATAACGTAAGCTTGTTAATGCAGCAACAATTTCATCACTAATTGCAAATTCTTCAAATGTTTTCTTTTTATTCATAATAACCTCTTTCAATTGTTCAGTTTCTATTAGTATAACAGCATATGCACAAAATTACTGTCTTTTAAAGAGATAATAGAGTAAAAATAATTAATTAGTGACCAGAATCTGAACTTTTGACTGTCCTTTCTCTATTGAGATCCGTATAAGAAAGTAAAAAAACGTGGTATACTACTAACAAAAATGATTGGTTTTTGTTTTATAGGAGGAATTATAGTGAAGACAATTCTTGTACTGCATACTGGCGGAACCATCTCAATGAGTGAAGATCAAACAACTGGAAAAGTATCACCAAACTCAGAAAACCCTTTAAATAAACGCGGTCATTTATTTGATCATGTGGCGAATATGATTGTCGAGGATTTTTTCCACTTACCCTCTCCGCATATGACACCTGATAAAATGCTTTTATTAAAAAATAGAATCCAACAAGCGATTGCTGCTAATGAAGCGGATGGAATCGTCATTACCCATGGAACAGATACATTGGAAGAAACAGCGTATTTTTTAAATCTGACACTAAAAACGACAATCCCGATTGTTGTAACAGGTGCTATGCGTTCAATCAATGAAGTCGGCTCTGATGGACTTTACAATTTCCAAAGTGCTATTTGGGTCGCTTTATCTGAAGAAGCTAAAGAGAAAGGTGTTTTGGTCGTGATGAATGATGAGATTCATACTGCACGATATGTGACCAAAACTCACACAAGTAATGTGGCTACTTTTCAAACACCTACATTCGGACCAATTGGATTGATTTCAAAAAATAAGGTACTCTTTTTTCAAAAATTAATCG
Proteins encoded in this window:
- a CDS encoding asparaginase — protein: MKTILVLHTGGTISMSEDQTTGKVSPNSENPLNKRGHLFDHVANMIVEDFFHLPSPHMTPDKMLLLKNRIQQAIAANEADGIVITHGTDTLEETAYFLNLTLKTTIPIVVTGAMRSINEVGSDGLYNFQSAIWVALSEEAKEKGVLVVMNDEIHTARYVTKTHTSNVATFQTPTFGPIGLISKNKVLFFQKLIEEEVYSIETVDKTIFLLKVYAGMDGTLFDAINQPTTDGLVIEALGAGNLPPATLPALNRLIANHIPIVLVSRSFNGIAQDVYDYKGGGKQLREAGVIFATGFSGPKARIKLQVVLSQGDLSRSLEEYF
- a CDS encoding EAL domain-containing protein: MDGFQFYFQPKVDRSENRIVGYEILLRNTEKNPYYPAKQMEKIIYNKEAHSYFLEWFQEELIRLLKLFPNVIFSVNFAPRQLLYPETHNFFKTFQPYVEQLIIEITEEAPMFSESIGKFSSEVLEHQFQTTFASMKAMGYSISMDDVGSGKNSLDEVLKYTSYLTQIKFSIVKCNKKNLNKETLRHFLSAWKQVAVDYHLDFIIEGIEDYETSDEMKKYGIDIQQGYYFGKPSKYIVMT
- a CDS encoding DEAD/DEAH box helicase, coding for MNKKKTFEEFAISDEIVAALTSLRYFHPTKVQEEVIPLALEGKDVIVESQTGSGKTVSYGVPLCEKVDWEENKPQVLVLVPTRELAIQVKEDLMNVGRLKRVKATAVYGKASFDTQKSELKQKSHIVVGTPGRVLDHLQKGTFKVEKIDCLVLDEADEMLNMGFADQVEAIINFLPAERQTLLFSATMPKEIERIASFYMKQDKQSIVIETTELSKPKIIQSSVKVQEDKKEQQLLDLLTVENPDSCMIFCNTQEAVNNLYTFLNKAGLPIDKIHGGMVQEDRFSVMDDFRQGRFRYLVATDVAARGIDIENVTHVVNFDVPVEKESFVHRTGRTGRAGKTGMALTLVTPREEKWWNEVKEYAGQTVIEVSLPTTRLVQSHKSAFDKKLQERPPLKQVRSKELNRGITKVYFNGGKKKKMRAVDFVGTIAKIPGINADDIGIITIQENVTYIDILNGKGPLVIEEMQERTIKGKKLKVHKARK